From Cinclus cinclus chromosome 2, bCinCin1.1, whole genome shotgun sequence, one genomic window encodes:
- the LOC134041119 gene encoding taste receptor type 2 member 40-like, which translates to MMTSFALLCLSLAIIESMAGILGNGIILAASSSSCIGRKTWSAYDMIMISLSSSRITLQCWIILDLFLTIFCEPSYFEENIFVVIKTVYMFLNYSSLWFGAWLSVFYCIKVASFTQSFFLWLKKRIARLMPWMLLTSWLCSFIATIPFAWDAYSVQDNFTAPLPMTNSSAMRTTRKDNLGLLILLCNAGIGMPLILSVVSSVLLIQSLWIHTRRMKNNASGFLDASLEAHMKAIKSVYSFLILYVAYFIAFTFLLCDLFLRFSTSKSLCIAVMAACPTGHSTVLIWSNPKFRELLASIWHFIKCPVRTTSM; encoded by the coding sequence ATGATGACATCATTTGCTCTCCTTTGTCTATCACTTGCTATAATTGAATCCATGGCAGGAATTCTAGGAAATGGAATTATCTTGGCTGCCAGTTCATCAAGCTGCATTGGGAGAAAAACATGGTCCGCATATGATATGATCATGATCTCTCTGAGTTCATCTAGAATTACATTGCAATGCTGGATTATACTGGATTTATTCTTAACTATATTTTGTGAACCCTcctattttgaagaaaatatatttgtagtTATCAAGACGGTCTATATGTTTCTGAACTACTCCAGCCTGTGGTTTGGAGCCTGGCTTAGTGTCTTCTATTGCATCAAGGTTGCCAGTTTTACACAGTCTTTCTTCCTCTGGCTGAAGAAGAGAATTGCCAGGCTGATGCCCTGGATGCTGCTCACATCATGGCTCTGCTCCTTCATAGCCACAATTCCCTTTGCCTGGGATGCCTACAGTGTCCAAGACAACTTCACTGCTCCTCTCCCCATGACAAACTCTTCAGCAATGAGAACCACGAGGAAAGACAATTTGGGTTTATTAATTCTTCTCTGTAATGCTGGTATAGGTATGCCTTTAATACTGTCTGTTGTTTCAAGTGTTCTGCTGATTCAGTCTCTGTGGATACACACCAGACGGATGAAAAATAATGCAAGTGGCTTCTTGGATGCCAGCTTAGAGGCCCATATGAAAGCTATCAAGTCAGTCTATTCCTTCCTTATCCTTTACGTTGCATATTTTATagctttcacttttcttttatgtgatttatttttacgCTTTAGCACCTCAAAATCTCTATGTATAGCTGTAATGGCTGCCTGTCCTACAGGACACTCCACAGTCCTAATTTGGAGCAATCCAAAATTTCGAGAGCTGCTAGCTAGTATTTGGCACTTCATAAAATGTCCAGTCAGAACTACATCCATGTAA
- the LOC134041117 gene encoding taste receptor type 2 member 40-like — protein sequence MMTSFALLCLSLAIIESMAGILGNGIILAASSSSCIGRKTWSAYDMIMISLSSSRFILQSWTTLDLLMNIFYEPSYYIEQVLGVAKTIFTFLNYSSLWFGAWLSVFYCIKVASFTQSFFLWLKKRIARLMPWMLLTSWLCSFIATIPFAWDAYSVQDNFTAPLPMTNSSAMRTTRKNNLGLLILLCNAGIGMPLILSVVSSVLLIQSLWIHTRRMKNNASGFLDASLEAHMKAIKSVYSFLILYIIYFICMHVILFNVFSPLSNGDSICVVLMAACPTGHSIVLIWSNPKFQEIPVRIWHHINCHVRTAYM from the coding sequence ATGATGACATCATTTGCTCTCCTTTGTCTATCACTTGCTATAATTGAATCCATGGCAGGAATTCTAGGAAATGGAATTATCTTGGCTGCCAGTTCATCAAGCTGCATTGGGAGAAAAACATGGTCCGCATATGATATGATCATGATCTCTCTGAGTTCATCTAGATTCATTTTGCAGTCATGGACTACTCTGGATTTattaatgaatatattttatgaACCCTCTTATTATATTGAACAGGTGTTGGGAGTTGCTAAGAcaatttttacatttctgaaCTACTCCAGCCTGTGGTTTGGAGCCTGGCTTAGTGTCTTCTATTGCATCAAGGTTGCCAGTTTTACACAGTCTTTCTTCCTCTGGCTGAAGAAGAGAATTGCCAGGCTGATGCCCTGGATGCTGCTCACATCATGGCTCTGCTCCTTCATAGCCACAATTCCCTTTGCCTGGGATGCCTACAGTGTCCAAGACAACTTCACTGCTCCTCTCCCCATGACAAACTCTTCAGCAATGAGAACCACGAGGAAAAACAATTTGGGTTTATTAATTCTTCTCTGTAATGCTGGTATAGGTATGCCTTTAATACTGTCTGTTGTTTCAAGTGTTCTGCTGATTCAGTCTCTGTGGATACACACCAGACGGATGAAAAATAATGCAAGTGGCTTCTTGGATGCCAGCTTAGAGGCCCATATGAAAGCTATCAAATCAGTCTATTCCTTCCTTATCctttacattatttattttatttgtatgcaTGTCATCTTATTCAATGTTTTTTCACCTTTAAGCAATGGAGACTCGATCTGTGTAGTTTTAATGGCTGCCTGTCCTACAGGACACTCCATAGTCTTAATTTGGAGCAATCCAAAATTTCAAGAGATTCCAGTTAGGATTTGGCACCATATTAACTGTCATGTCAGAACTGCATACATGTGA